The genomic segment AGCAGCAGCGTCCGCGGTAATAGCGTCTTCAGCCTGCGAGCAATTCGCAGCCAAAGCGGTAACGCCGATAACAGTCATCAGGCCAGCAAAATAGATAATTTTCTTCATGAAATTTCCAAGTAAAACAAAGGTGTGTTGCAGTTATGTATTTCAAATCGGAGAGATACAGGCGTGGCAAAGCTGACCGTACGTTGTACGGTCAGTCCTGCCAGCAGATAACGCTCTAAGATGAAATGGTGGAAAACTTAGTTTGCAGCTGGATGTTGCCGGTCCAGTGCAAGATTCAATGCCAAGACATTGACACGCGGCTCACCCAGGAAGCCCAGGCTAGGCATCTTTTGCAAGCTGGTGATCAGGCTATGCACGGTATCGACGTCGAGCTTGCGCTCACGTGCGACCCGTCCGGCCTGGTAATTGGCGGCGGCCAGGCTGATTTCAGGGTCAAGACCACTACCTGAGGCCGTCACCAGATCCACCGGGATCGGCAGCGTGTTGGTCGGATCGGCTGCTTTGAGGGCGTCGATCCGGCCCTTGACGGCATCAAGCAGCGCCGGATTGCTCGGACCGAAATTCGAGCCGCCGGAAGCCTGGGAATTGTACGGCTGCGGGCTGGTCGCCGACAAGCGGCCCCAGAAGTAGTTAGGCGCGGAGAACTCCTGGCCAATCAGGCGCGAGCCGATCAAAGTGCCGTTGTACATGATCAGGCTGCCGGCGGCCTGGTCAGGAAACGCCACCTTGCCGATGCCGGTGACGGCCAGCGGGTAGATCACGCCACAAAGGACGGTCAGTCCGACGAACAGCACCAGCGCCGGACGCAGTATGCCGCCCTGCACAGTTGCTTTCGAATTGACCGCCAGTTTTGCCGGCGGCAGTGTTGCCGAGGTTGTCGATTTTGTTGATGACAATGCGGTTTTCATTTTCAATACTCCCAATTACACCAGATGCATGACCGACAGAATCATGTCGATCAGTTTGATACCGATAAAGGGCAAGATGATGCCGCCCAGGCCGTAGATCAGCAGGTTGCGACGCAACAGCGAAGCAGCGCCGACGGCACGGTAACGCACGCCCTTCAATGCCAGCGGGATCAATACAACAATAATCAGCGCGTTAAAAATAACCGCGGACATGATCGCTGACGACGGGCTGGCGAGTTTCATCACATTCAAGGCCGCCAGTTGCGGATAGGTCGTGATGAAGGCGGCCGGGATAATCGCGAAATACTTGGCGATATCGTTGGCGATCGAGAAAGTCGACAAGGCGCCGCGGGTCATCAGCATCTGCTTGCCGATTTCGACGATCTCCAGCAGCTTGGTCGGATTGGAATCCAGGTCGACCATGTTGCCGGCTTCCTTCGCCGCCTGCGTGCCGCTGTTCATGGCAACGGCCACGTCGGCTTGCGCCAGCGCCGGTGCATCGTTGGTGCCGTCTCCGGTCATCGCCACCAACCGGCCTTCGGACTGATAGCTGCGAATCAGTTTCAGCTTGTCTTCCGGCGTCGCTTCGGCCAGGAAGTCGTCGACCCCGGCTTCGGCTGCAATCGAGGCGGCAGTCAGGCGATTATCGCCAGTGATCATGACGGTCTTGATACCCATCCGGCGCAGCTCGGCGAAACGCTCCTTGATGCCACCCTTGACGATATCCTTCAGCTCGACCACACCCATCACCACGCCATCGTCCACCACCACCAGCGGCGTGCTGCCGCGGCGAGCGACGTCGTCGACGTTATGCGCAACTTCCACCGGGAACGGCTGGCCGAGTTCGGTCATGTAGTTCTTCAAGGCTTCAGACGAACCCTTGCGGATTGCACGGATTTTTCCAGCGTCGCCGATATCGATACCGCTCATCCGCGTTTGCGCTGTGAACGGCACGAAACTGGCGTGCAAGGAAGTCATCTCGCGTTCACGGATATTGAAGCGCTGTTTGGCCAGCACCACGATACTGCGGCCTTCCGGCGTTTCGTCAGCCAGCGACGCCAACTGGGCGACATCGGCCAGTTGCTGCTCGGTGATGCCAGGCGCTGGGATGAATGCCGATGCTTGGCGGTTACCCAGCGTGATGGTGCCGGTCTTGTCCAGCAACAACACGTCGACGTCGCCGGCAGCTTCCACTGCACGGCCGGAAGTAGCGATTACGTTGGCTTGCATCATGCGGCTCATGCCGGCCACACCGATGGCGGATAACAAAGCGCCGATGGTGGTTGGAATCAGACACACCAGCAAAGCCACCAATACGGTGATGGTGATCGGCGTCCCGAACTTGGCGGCAGTCACGCTGAACAAGGAGAATGGCAGCAAGGTGACCGTCACAAGCAGGAACACGATGGTCAGCGCCACCAGCAAGATGGTCAAGGCGATTTCGTTAGGCGTCTTTTGGCGCTTGGCGCTTTCCACCATCGAAATCATGCGGTCCAGGAACGCTTCACCCGGATTGACGGTAACCCGCACCACCAGCCAGTCGGACAAGATCCGGGTACCGCCGGTCACAGCGGAAAAATCGCCGCCAGATTCACGGATCACGGGCGCAGATTCGCCGGTAATCGCGCTTTCGTCGACCGAGGCTACACCCTCGATGACTTCACCGTCGACCGGGATCACGTCGCCGGCTTCCACCAGCACCACGTCGCCCTTGCGCAGGTTGCTGGCAGGCGTGGCCGACCAGTTGCTCGTCGCGCCCCTGGACTTGCTGCCGGCTTCCAGCTTTTTAGCTGAAACGGTTTGCTTCAGTGCGCGCAGCGATTCAGCTTGCGCCTTGCTGCGGCCTTCTGCCAGCGCTTCGGCGAAATTGGCGAACAGGACCGTGAACCAGAGCCAGACCGAGATCGCCAGGATGAAGCCGGCACTGGCCTCGCCCTTGCCTACCAAGGCTTGGAAATACAATAGCGTGGTCAGGATACTGCCGACATAAACCACGAACATGACCGGGTTGCGCAATTGCGTTTGCGGCGCCAGTTTTTTGAACGATGCGACGATGGCCGGGCCCATCAGCGCGGAATCGAAGAGCGTCAGATTGGTGCGAGACATGATGTTCTTTCTTCTTAATTGGTTGGGAACAGAGTCGCCCGGATAGGGTAATTCGTCGCGCTGCGGCGCCTCATAAAGCCACGCCGGCCGCCTCTGTCCCGCAATGATTTTATTTTGCAAACATTTGCAGATGCTCAACCACCGGACCAAGCGCTAAGGCCGGAACATAGTTCAACACGCCCACCAGCACCACCACACCGATCAGCAGCACAATGAACAGCGGACCATGGGTCGGCATCGTGCCGGAGTTCGGCTCGAGCCGCTTCTTGGCAGCGAACGAACCGGCCATTGCCAGGATCGTGACGATGATGATGAAACGTCCGAACCACATCGCTATCGCCAGCATCACGTTATAGAACGGTGTGTTGGCTGACAGGCCGCCGAAGGCGCTGCCGTTGTTGTTGGCGGCCGACGAGAAGGCGTACAGGATTTCACTGAAGCCATGCGCACCAGGATTCAAGATACCGGCCACGCCGGCAGTCGCCATGACCGCAATTGCGGTGCCGCCCAACACCAGGATCGGCGTCGCCAGGATGGCAATCGACGTCATTTTCATTTCAAACGACTGGATCTTCTTGCCCAGGTATTCCGGGGTACGGCCAATCATCAGGCCGGCAATAAACACCGCCATGATGGCGAACACCAGCATGCCGTACAGGCCGGAGCCGACGCCGCCGAACACTACTTCGCCCATCTGGATCAGGGCCATAGGCACCAGGCCGCCGAGTGCGGTGAACGAATCGTGCATGGCGTTCACTGCACCGCAAGAGGCCGCTGTCGTTACCGCGGCAAACAGAGCTGAAGCGCTGATGCCGAAACGGCTTTCCTTGCCTTCCATGTTGCCGCCGGACTGCAGCAAGCTATGCGCCTGGTCGATCCCCATCGCGGTCATGCCGGGGTGCGATTGCTGCTCGGCATACATCACTACCGAAGTCATGACGACGAAGATGAGCGTCATTGCCGCCAGCACCGCCCAGCCCTGGCGGATATCACCCACCATGAAGCCGAAGGTGAAGCACAGCGCGGCAGGGATCAGGAAAATCGCCAGCATTTGCATGAAATTCGACAACGGCGTCGGATTTTCATAGGGGTGGGCTGAATTGGCGTTGAAGAAGCCGCCACCGTTGGTGCCGATCATCTTGATCGCTTCCTGCGATGCCACCGGACCCATAGGCAAGGTCTGCACCTTGGTGTTCATGGTTTCCAGCACCGGCTTGCCGGCTGCATCGTTGACCGGTTGACCGTCGGCGCCGACTTTCGGTTGCTGATAGGTCAAGGGCTGGACGATGGTTGCATCTTTGTAGGAATCGAAATTCTGGATCACGCCCTGGCTGATCAGGAACACCGAGAAAATCACTGCCAGCGGCAGCAATATGTATACGGTAGAACGCGTAATGTCGGTCCAGAAATTACCGATCGACTGTGTCGAGTGACGCGAGAAGCCGCGGATCAAGGCAAAGGCAACCGCGATACCGGTAGCGGCAGAGAAGAAGTTCTGCACTGCCAGCACCAGCATCTGGGTCAGGTAGCTCATCGCGCTTTCGCCCGAATAACCTTGCCAGTTGGTGTTACTGATAAAACTGACAGCTGTGTTGAAGGCTGAGTCAGGGCTAAGATTAGCAAAGTGCTGCGGGTTCAGCGGCAGCCAAAGCTGAAAGCGCTGCAAGCCATAAGTCGCCAGTGCGCCGATAGTATTGAATATCAGCAGCGCCAACGCATAAGTCTTCCAGTTCATTTCCGACTTGGCGCGGATGCCGGCGCAACGGTACAGCCATTGTTCGATCCGGCTAAAAATTGTACTAAGCCAGCCGAAACCGGTGACCGGAGCGTGATCGGAGGAGCCTGCGGCGACCTGCACGATATACTTCCCCAGCGGGTAGCTCAATACCAGCAGCACCCCCAGGAAAGCAATCAACAACATGATGGATTGGGAGGTCATGTCAGAATTCCTCCGCTTTGATCAGCGCCACGACCAAATACACCAGCAGCGCGACGGTGACTACCGCGCCGAGTACATAAAACGGGTTCATTGACCATCCTCCAGCTTTTTGCAGCCCACAGCCAGCGCCCAGGTGACGACAAACATCGCCACGATCGCGCCGACATACATTCCATCCATTACCAGGTCCATCATTACCCTCATTACAGGTTAGTTTCGGTAGTGACAGGCTATAGAAAAGTTTCTAAAAATGTCGTAAAGAGACGGGACGTGGGTGTAAACAAAGTGTAAAAAAGCCGTAAAAATCCTGATGGAATCTCATTCACGCGCGCCGCAAATTCATTTCATGCTTTTTTTGCCACGTCCATCTCAAATTTTCCTGGCAAACGCGGTACACTTTCAGCCTCGGCAGCTATCGCAAAAACTCCCATATGCACTACGCCCTAGACCTGCGCACCTTTATATTCAGTCATTATTTTTATACGGGCTTGCGTATCGCCACCGGGGTGGTGGGGCTGACTTTGCTGGTGCTGCAGTTCAGCGACTTGCCGACAGCGATGACCGTCTGTATCGGCGCCTTGTCGACCAGCTTGATGGATTTGCCAAGCACCCTGCGCCATAAATTCAACGAGATGCTGTCCAGCGTACTGCTGGGTACCGTGGTGACGCTGATCATCAGCCTGTGCGCCCCCTTCCACTGGCTGTTGAGCGTCATGCTGGTGATCGTCACTTTTCTCGCCTGCATGATGGTGGTGTATGGCAAAAAAGCCATGCCTTTGCAGTTTTCCGCCTTGTTCGTGATGACCCTGGCCATGGAAAACACAACCAATGTGGAACAATCCTTCTTCCACGCCGGCCAGTTCCTCGCCGGCGGCCTGGCCTACCTGGCGTATTCGATGGCAGTGTCATGGTTCCTGCGCAGCCGCATCAAGCAGCAGGTGCTGGCCGAAGCCCTGTTCGAGCTGGCGCGCTATATCAACATCAAGGCTGATTTCTACGACATGCATGTCGACCTCAACAGCCAGTTCAACACCTTGGTGCGCCAGCAGATCGTACTGGCGGAGAAACAGCAGGCATCGCGCGACCTGATCCTGCGCGATCCGCGCAACCAGCAAGATGCGATTCTGGTGCAAGTCCACTTCGGCATGTTCGACCTGTATGAACACATCCTGTCGACCCATACCGATTACGCCATCCTGCGCCAGCACCTGGCCGACGCTGAAGTCCTGACCTACCTCCGCGACCTGGTCAACAAGGCCGCCAAGGATATCGAATCGATCGCCTACGCCGTTACACGCAAGCGCGCCTCCTTCGCCAGCGTCAGCTACAAGGCCGAAATGCGTTCGATCGACGCCGAATTGCAGCAGTTGCAGCAAGATTGCCTGGCAGGCAAGGTGTCGGAAGAGGCGCTGGATATCCTGCGCGCCGCCTACGGCAAGATTGTCGATGCGATCGACATGATCCAGCAATTGCATCACGCGACCCAAAGCGTGCAGGGACCGTTGCCGGTATTGCTGGGCAAGGACATGACGCCGTTCCTGACTCAGCAAAAATACCAGCTGGGCGTGCTGGTAGCCAACCTGCGCTGGCATTCGCCGACTTTCCGCTTTGCAGTGCGGGCGGCGCTGGCGATTTCCTGCGGGCTACTGGCGGCCGACGCCCTGCCCTATGCCGGCCATGGCTACTGGATCGTGCTGACGATCGCCATCATCCTCAAACCCAGTTTCAGCCAGACCAAGCAACGCCGCAGCGATCGCCTGATCGGCACCCTGATCGGCTGCGTGGCGACCGCGCTGATCCTGCGTTTCGTACATGAACCGGTAGCCTTGCTCGGGATACTATTCATGGCCACCGTGGCGGCGCCGGCTTTCATCTATGTCAAATACCGCTACACTGCGATTGCCGCCAGCATGCAGATCCTGCTGCAAATCAACCTGGTCATTCCCAGCAGTAGCCAGGTCATCGGCGAGCGGCTGATCGATACGCTGATCGGCGCGGTGATCGCTACCGCCTTCAGTTTCGTGCTGCCGAGCTGGGAATACCGGACGCTGCCACAGCTGATCAAGAACGTCCTGAAAAGCAACCAGCGCTTTCTCGACGCCAGCAACAAGCTAATGCAAGGCAAGGCGCTGGATGACTTTATCTACCGCCTTAGCCGCAAGCGCTTCCTGGACAGCATGTCGGAACTGGTATCGACACTGGTGCGCATGCTCGACGAGCCAGTCAGCAAGCATCGCGCCGTGGAAAACCTGAACCAGTTCATCGTCCAGAATTACCTGGTCATGGCGCACGTCGCCGCGCTACGCATGCTGCTGCGACGCAACGCCGAAGGCATGCCGCAGGCTGCGGTAAATCTGGAGCTCGACGCCGCCACCACACATGTCTGCAAGACGCTGGGACTGGCGGAACTTGTGCTCGATCCGGCTGCGCCGGTGCCTGCGCCCGACGCGCCGGCAGCCTCGCCGTCCGCTCCAGTTCAACAGGAAGGCGACATCCAGGCAAAACCGGAGAACTGGCCAGCCTGGCATCCGCTGCAACAGCGGGTGGAATTGCTGTATGAGGATAGTGAAAAGATTGCCGTCAACAGCGCCGCGATCGGACGCATTCTGGCGGCATGAAGCTCCCGGCACAAATAAAAAAAGGATTTTTCTCGACATAAAAGCAAATTGTTTTCCCTTGCCAAGAACAGTGAAACACTGGCGCTTGTAGTTTCCATATAGTACTATTTCTACGTGGAAACGCATGTGCGGGTTTTACAATCACGGAAAGGGTAATAATGAACGCCACTATTTTAAAACTCGCAGCTTTATCTGCCCTGCTGTCAGCTTCATCCTTCGCCATGGCTGGCGCCAACAGCGGCATCATTCATTTCACCGGAAGTATCGTCGAACCCCCTTGCAGCACTGGCAACTTCGATGGCGGCAAGGTCGGCATCCATTGTCCCTCCCGCAGCGCCTTCGATGTCGCATTCCAGCGTGTAGGTCCTAACGCCAGCGCAGCCAACACAACGATTACCTTGACGCGCGATGGCAAAACGCTGGACGTCAAGGAAGCCGCCGCCTACCGCATGGCGCTTCAGGGCGATGTGCAATTGGGCTTGCTTGCCAAAAAGCCGGCCGCAGGCGCCGAGCTCAGCCCGGTCATCATGACTATCAGCTATCTGTAGGCCCCGGACGGGTGGCGGCGGGCTATCCCGGCACGCCACCAAACCGGGCTTCCGGCAAACCGCGCACGTCCGCCAGTTGATGGCGGAACACCCCGCCCGCAGCGGGTTCGGCCAGCAAGGCGGCGGCCGACATCGATTCGCGGGCGCTGGTCACATATAAAATATCCAGGTTATCGCCGCCGAAAGCAACGCAGCTAGGTTGCGCCACCGGCACATCGACCATGCGCTCAATGCTGCCGTCGGGTGCGAAACGCACTACCCGGTGACCGCCCCATTGTGCATTCCATAGATAACCATCGCTATCGATGGCCGAACCGTCAGGCTCGCCAGGCTGCGCCGACAAATCGGCAAACAGACGCGGCTTGCTAACCGCGCCGGCGGCGCTATCGTAGTCGCAGCAGTGGATCTTCTTGCTCAGCGAATCGCAGTAATACATGACGCGGCCGTCGGGACTGAAGCAAATGCTGTTGCTGATAGCTACCGGCGGCAGCGCGAGCCGTTCCAACGTCAAATCCTGATTGAGGCGATAGAACCCGGCGCAGGCGGCCATGTCGGCAGCGTCATTCTTGGTGCCGAAGACAAAACGGCCGGCGCGGTCGCAACGGCCATCATTGACCCGGGTATGCGGCAGCTCTGCTTCAACCGCGCAAATCGGCGTGACAACGTTACTGGAAAAATTGAACCAGGCAAGTTGCGACGCCAGCCCCAGTAACAACCGGTCGTCGTCATTGGTCAGCGCAAAAGTCGCCAGCCGTTCCGGCATCGGCCAGCTCTGCGTGACAGAGGTGGCGGGATGATGCCGCCACAAGGTGGCGCCGATAATGTCCGTCCACAGCAAGCATTGCGTGCGCTGGCACCAGAGCACGCCCTCCCCCAACTGATGTTTGCCGTCGAATACCAGGCTTGCGGTAGCGGTTGCAATGGTCATTACACATCCTCGAAAAAAATAATAACGAGGCCTTCCGGCCTCGTTATTGTATTGCTTGTCAGTTTAAAGCAAATCGTCAGAAAGTATGACTGATGCCCGCATAGGCGCCGCTTTGTGCATGTCCCGGCAGCGGGTTGTCGAATTCGGTGGCGAAATCGGCTTTGCCCTTGTTTTGCACAGTACCGACGCTTGCATACAGCAAGGTACGTTTCGACAGATTGTAGTTACCACCCAGCACAAACAGGTTGGCGCTACCGGCGTCATGATTGAGCTTGCTGTGGTAAGCCGCGCCGATCAAGGTCAGTGCTGGTGTCACCGCGTAGTTGACGCCGAGCCAGTAGTGATTGAGCTTGTCCGGATCGGTAGCCGCTACGGTATCAGGAGCAGAAATATTCTCGTAGCCGGCAAACAGTTTCAGTTTGTCTGCTGTGTAGGTGCCGCCGACGATCAGATCCTTGGACGCCGTATAAAGATTGGTGTAAAGCCCGTTGGCGTCACGAATCACGTCATAAATACCGCGCAACTCGAGGCCGCCGGTCGTGTAGACCAGGGAAATACCGTCTTTACGGCCAGCTTTTGTGGAACCGGCCTGTTCGCCCAGACTGGTTTGCAGCGTGGCGTTGAAGCCGCCCCAGGTCGGCGTCTGATACTCAATCACGTTGTTCGCACCAGGCCAGCTACGGCCGTTGACCAGGCTCTGAGTACTCATGAATTGTTGTCCGGTAGGATCGAGAGACCAGACGTCATTGACGATGAACAGGTTTTTACCCAGTTTGATCGAACCGGCGCTGCCGCTCAAGCCAACATACGAACGGCGATTGAACAAAGCGGTGCCGTTGGTGGTGCCATTGGTGGCGTCAAAACCCGATTCCAGCAAGAAGAAGGCGCTGAGTCCGCCGCCCAGATCTTCATTGCCCTTGAAACCGATCATACTGGTTCCCCACTGATTGCCGGAGGCCGCGAGTTTGCTGCCGGTAGCGCCGGTCAAATTGCCGTTGGCGTCTTTGAGTGCCACGTTATTTTGATAATCGACACCGGCATCGACCCGGCCGTAGATGGTGACATTGGTCTGTGCCTGGGTCGATACAGCGCCAAGGCCGAGCAAGCCGAATACTGCCGTTGTAGCCAGCGCCTTGAATGGCGCGCCTGTAGGTTTAGCAAAAAGCATGTTACGTCTCCTTGAGTTTATTTTCTTATGTGTGCGCCCGATCACCAGAATCAGGCTGGACTCATAGTAAGGATTCGATTGATATCCATCCAATGAATTTTTACGCCACATCGATACTATGTTTGGTATCATTTTGCGAGCTGCACCACGGCAAGACTGATAGGGCGGCATATAAAAATTAACTAAAGAGACGACCATGTCCACTAACGACACCAACTGGTTTCTGCGTGCCCGACTGAAAACCCGTCAGCTGTTGTTGCTGATTGCCCTGGACGAAGAACGCAACATCCATCGCGCGGCGGAAGCGCTCAATATGACGCAGCCGGCAGCCTCCAAGCAGCTCAAGGACCTGGAAGACATGCTGGATGTGCTGCTGTTCGAGCGACTGCCGCGCGGCATGCGGCCGACCATCTACGGCGAGGCCATGATCCGCCATTCGCGGATGGCGCTGACCAGTTTGTCGCATGCCCATGACGACATCACCGCATTGAAATCCGGCCTGTCCGGCCAGGTCAATGTCGGCGCGATCCTGTCACCCGGCATGGTTCTGCTGCCGCCGGCGATTGCACGGCTCAAGCAACAGGCGCCGATGCTGAGAATCGGGGTCGAGGTCGAGAGCAGCAATATCCTGCTGGAACGTTTGCAGCGCGGCTCGCTGGATTTCCTGGTGGCGCGCATCATGGACCAGGACGACAACCGCAACCTTGAATATGAAGAGTTGTCCGATGAGCCGGTATGCGCGGTGGCGCGAGTCGACCACCCTCTGCGCCATGTCTCGAACCTGCAGTTGAAGGATATCGCCGATAGCGGCTGGATCCTGCCGCCCAAGGGCAGCATCCTGCGCCATCGGGTCGACATGATGTTCCACAAGGATGGCCTGGCGCCGCCGTCCAACGTAGTGGACACTACTGCCATCCTGGTGATCAGCAGCCTGCTGCAACAGACCGATTTCCTGCACGTGATGCCAGCGGAGGTGGCGCGCTTTTATGTGCAGGTCAATGTGCTGGCGATACTGCCGATCGAACTGCCATGCAAGATGGATGGCTTCGGCATTATTACCCGTCGTTTGCAGATCCTGTCCCCGGGCGCGAAGATCTTGCAACAGACGATCCGTGACGTGGCGGCGCAAATTTACTAACGCGCCGTCGGAGTCAAGCCTTGTTCAAATCAGTAACGCAAGACCTGACACCAGACCCGACACCAGATCTGACATGACGGCCTAGAGCCGGTCAAGCCCAGCCGGCGTCAACAATGAATTCCTGCGCAGTACACATCGCGCTGTCATCCGCCGCCAGGAACAGTACCATGCGCGCCAGATGCCAGGGTTGCAATTTACCTGGCAGGCACTGGTTGCGCTTGATGTCTTCCTCGCCTGCCGCATCGAGCCACAAGGCGATCTGCCGTTCCGTCATCACCCAGCCAGGCGAGACTGTATTGACGCGGATATTGTGCGGCCCGAGATCACGCGCCAACCCACGGGTTAAGCCGACCACGGCGGCCTTGGCGGTGGTGTAAACCGGATAACCGCCATTGGACAAATGCCAGCTGATGGAGCTCAGATTGATGATCGAACCGCCGCCCTTTTTCTGCATGCCGGGAGCGACTGCCTGGCAGGTAAAAAACATGGGCCGCTGATTGATGGCGATGCGATCATTCCAGTATTCAAGCGTGACCTCTTCCAACTGATGACGCTGGTCATTGGCCGCATTGTTGACCAGCACATCAAAATCCCCCAGTTCTTGCGCCAAGGCCTGTATGGTGGCCTGCAGCGCCGGAATGTCACGGATGTCGCAATGCCTGAATAGCGGCTTGACCAGACCCGCGTCTGCCAGGCGTTGGCACAAGGCTTCGCTTGCAGCCGTTTCAATATCGACAAAAGCCACGCGCGCGCCCTGCGCCGCAAAGGCGCTGACAATCGCCTCGCCGATGCCGCTACCGCCGCCGGTGACGAATACGTTCCTGCCTTTCAGGCTGGGAAAATGCGCCAGCTGTTCAATTCCAACATGCTTTACTGCCGACATGACAACTCCTGTTCAATGTGATGCGGAACGCGTCCGCTTATTTTTTCAGCTGCCCGTTAACACGCTGCCAGATTGCCAGCGGATTGGCGTCCTGTACTGCCACTGGCAACAGGTCCTGCGGAATATTCTGATACGAAACGGGTCGCAAAAACCGTGCGATCGCAGCAGTGCCGACTGAAGTGCTGCGGCTGTCGGAGGTCGCCGGGAACGGCCCGCCGTGCACCATCGAATAGGAAACTTCAACGCCGGTAGGAAAGCCGTTGGCCAGGATGCGCCCGACTTTACGTTCCAGGATTGGCAGCAAACCACGTACGGTTTCATGGTCGCCGTCCGTCATCTGCAAGGTCGCCGTCAGCTGGCCTTCCAGATGCTCGGCCACTTCCCGCATCTCGGCGAGATCCTTGCAGGCGACCAGCAGCGAAGCCGGACCGAATACTTCTTCCGACAATGTAGGGTCGGCCAGGAAATCCTCGCCGCTGGCGGCAAACAACGCCGGCACACCCTTGCCAGCGCCATCAGTGGCCACGCCGTGGCTTAGCTGCCGTGCCCGTGGGTTGCCGGCAAGGCGGCCGACTCCTTGTTCATAGGCGTGATGAATACCGGCGCTCAGCATGGTGCCGGCACCGCGTTGCGCCAGCTGCAGCGCCGCTGCAGCGCGAAAACGTCCCAGATCAGCCCCCTCCACCGCCAGTACCAAACCCGGATTAGTGCAGAACTGGCCGACGCCAAGCACCAGGGAATCGACAAAACCTGTGGCGAGCGCATCGGTCTTCTCGGCCAGCGCATGCGGCAACAGGAAAACCGGATTGATGCTGCTCATTTCCGCGTAGACCGGAATTGGTTGCGGGCGAGCTGCGGCGGCGGCCATCAGCGCCAAACCGCCCTGGCGCGAGCCGGTAAAACCGACCGCCT from the Collimonas arenae genome contains:
- the kdpB gene encoding potassium-transporting ATPase subunit KdpB; translation: MSRTNLTLFDSALMGPAIVASFKKLAPQTQLRNPVMFVVYVGSILTTLLYFQALVGKGEASAGFILAISVWLWFTVLFANFAEALAEGRSKAQAESLRALKQTVSAKKLEAGSKSRGATSNWSATPASNLRKGDVVLVEAGDVIPVDGEVIEGVASVDESAITGESAPVIRESGGDFSAVTGGTRILSDWLVVRVTVNPGEAFLDRMISMVESAKRQKTPNEIALTILLVALTIVFLLVTVTLLPFSLFSVTAAKFGTPITITVLVALLVCLIPTTIGALLSAIGVAGMSRMMQANVIATSGRAVEAAGDVDVLLLDKTGTITLGNRQASAFIPAPGITEQQLADVAQLASLADETPEGRSIVVLAKQRFNIREREMTSLHASFVPFTAQTRMSGIDIGDAGKIRAIRKGSSEALKNYMTELGQPFPVEVAHNVDDVARRGSTPLVVVDDGVVMGVVELKDIVKGGIKERFAELRRMGIKTVMITGDNRLTAASIAAEAGVDDFLAEATPEDKLKLIRSYQSEGRLVAMTGDGTNDAPALAQADVAVAMNSGTQAAKEAGNMVDLDSNPTKLLEIVEIGKQMLMTRGALSTFSIANDIAKYFAIIPAAFITTYPQLAALNVMKLASPSSAIMSAVIFNALIIVVLIPLALKGVRYRAVGAASLLRRNLLIYGLGGIILPFIGIKLIDMILSVMHLV
- the kdpF gene encoding K(+)-transporting ATPase subunit F — its product is MNPFYVLGAVVTVALLVYLVVALIKAEEF
- a CDS encoding SMP-30/gluconolactonase/LRE family protein, whose translation is MTIATATASLVFDGKHQLGEGVLWCQRTQCLLWTDIIGATLWRHHPATSVTQSWPMPERLATFALTNDDDRLLLGLASQLAWFNFSSNVVTPICAVEAELPHTRVNDGRCDRAGRFVFGTKNDAADMAACAGFYRLNQDLTLERLALPPVAISNSICFSPDGRVMYYCDSLSKKIHCCDYDSAAGAVSKPRLFADLSAQPGEPDGSAIDSDGYLWNAQWGGHRVVRFAPDGSIERMVDVPVAQPSCVAFGGDNLDILYVTSARESMSAAALLAEPAAGGVFRHQLADVRGLPEARFGGVPG
- a CDS encoding FUSC family membrane protein; the protein is MHYALDLRTFIFSHYFYTGLRIATGVVGLTLLVLQFSDLPTAMTVCIGALSTSLMDLPSTLRHKFNEMLSSVLLGTVVTLIISLCAPFHWLLSVMLVIVTFLACMMVVYGKKAMPLQFSALFVMTLAMENTTNVEQSFFHAGQFLAGGLAYLAYSMAVSWFLRSRIKQQVLAEALFELARYINIKADFYDMHVDLNSQFNTLVRQQIVLAEKQQASRDLILRDPRNQQDAILVQVHFGMFDLYEHILSTHTDYAILRQHLADAEVLTYLRDLVNKAAKDIESIAYAVTRKRASFASVSYKAEMRSIDAELQQLQQDCLAGKVSEEALDILRAAYGKIVDAIDMIQQLHHATQSVQGPLPVLLGKDMTPFLTQQKYQLGVLVANLRWHSPTFRFAVRAALAISCGLLAADALPYAGHGYWIVLTIAIILKPSFSQTKQRRSDRLIGTLIGCVATALILRFVHEPVALLGILFMATVAAPAFIYVKYRYTAIAASMQILLQINLVIPSSSQVIGERLIDTLIGAVIATAFSFVLPSWEYRTLPQLIKNVLKSNQRFLDASNKLMQGKALDDFIYRLSRKRFLDSMSELVSTLVRMLDEPVSKHRAVENLNQFIVQNYLVMAHVAALRMLLRRNAEGMPQAAVNLELDAATTHVCKTLGLAELVLDPAAPVPAPDAPAASPSAPVQQEGDIQAKPENWPAWHPLQQRVELLYEDSEKIAVNSAAIGRILAA
- the kdpC gene encoding potassium-transporting ATPase subunit KdpC — translated: MKTALSSTKSTTSATLPPAKLAVNSKATVQGGILRPALVLFVGLTVLCGVIYPLAVTGIGKVAFPDQAAGSLIMYNGTLIGSRLIGQEFSAPNYFWGRLSATSPQPYNSQASGGSNFGPSNPALLDAVKGRIDALKAADPTNTLPIPVDLVTASGSGLDPEISLAAANYQAGRVARERKLDVDTVHSLITSLQKMPSLGFLGEPRVNVLALNLALDRQHPAAN
- the kdpA gene encoding potassium-transporting ATPase subunit KdpA: MTSQSIMLLIAFLGVLLVLSYPLGKYIVQVAAGSSDHAPVTGFGWLSTIFSRIEQWLYRCAGIRAKSEMNWKTYALALLIFNTIGALATYGLQRFQLWLPLNPQHFANLSPDSAFNTAVSFISNTNWQGYSGESAMSYLTQMLVLAVQNFFSAATGIAVAFALIRGFSRHSTQSIGNFWTDITRSTVYILLPLAVIFSVFLISQGVIQNFDSYKDATIVQPLTYQQPKVGADGQPVNDAAGKPVLETMNTKVQTLPMGPVASQEAIKMIGTNGGGFFNANSAHPYENPTPLSNFMQMLAIFLIPAALCFTFGFMVGDIRQGWAVLAAMTLIFVVMTSVVMYAEQQSHPGMTAMGIDQAHSLLQSGGNMEGKESRFGISASALFAAVTTAASCGAVNAMHDSFTALGGLVPMALIQMGEVVFGGVGSGLYGMLVFAIMAVFIAGLMIGRTPEYLGKKIQSFEMKMTSIAILATPILVLGGTAIAVMATAGVAGILNPGAHGFSEILYAFSSAANNNGSAFGGLSANTPFYNVMLAIAMWFGRFIIIVTILAMAGSFAAKKRLEPNSGTMPTHGPLFIVLLIGVVVLVGVLNYVPALALGPVVEHLQMFAK